The genomic stretch TGGTGGCGGTCATCAATTCTCGAGGTTCCAAAGGTTCAATGCGCAGCTTGCGGCGTGGCCGCCGACCGTTTTTCGTTGAATTCACAAGAACTCCCTGGGTATGAATCGTGTTGCGCGCAGCGCATACAACGGCCGGCCGCAGGCAACGGATGAAAGATGGATGGGAATGAAATTCAGAGGGAGCGAATGCTCAATATCAAACGACATGCGGCGCCAAATAACCTTCGGCGCCCGGCAAAAGAAACCCTAGGTCAGGTTTGAGGGGTCGTCAAATAGATGGAGGGCGCAAAAGAAAAGTTCGCCTGTGTCCTGGCGAACTGAGTGCAAAGTGAGCAAAATCGTGTTGCCAAATAGCAACAATCAGCCGCAACGGCGCAAACGCACGGCCACCAGCGCCGAAAGCCCGAGCACCGTAAGCACCAACGCCGCCGGCTCGGGCACCGCCTGAATGTTGTCGACATCAAAGTACGTTTGCGTCTGGAATTGATCCCCCATGTAGGAAGCCGTCGCCGAATCGACAATGCGAAATTCCTGAACACTTTCCAAGAACGTGGTGAAATCGCCCGGCGTTCCTACGGTCGTCATATCCGTGGGAATGAAATTGAACGTGACGTGGTGCCACTGGCCGTCGGCAGGAAGCGTAAATGCGGCTGCGTTATTGGTAACATAGGCTGGCGAACTCATGGAAGTTCCATCGCGAAATGCCACGCGCATGGTTAGCGCAATCGAATTCGGATTCATCAGATCCATGGTTACCCCCGTCACGCCGGCGGTGACAAAATTGCCTCCCCATTCGGTGGCTGGCGTCGAGCTAATTGCCAGCAATCGCGGGGCGGCCTGCGTATCGTCGGAGCCAACGCTGCTATCGATTTGCAAAAATTGATCGCCGGCGCCGGCCGGACCACCAGTGGTAATGACTTTCGAGGCGTCTGTATGCGTTAGTTGGCCGCCGCCTTGCCAAGTGCCTGCGCCGGATTGAAAATCGTCGAGTTGTCCGACGACGGGGTCAGCGAAAGCCGCGACGCCGCACAGAAGATATGTGCCGGCGATCGAGCAAAGTGCCAGTTTGATCGTAAAATGCTTCAACTGGTTGCTAATCCTTGTGTAGTTAGGGTCCAGTCCAAGGGCTATCGGGCACCATCCAGCGAATGTCGGGTCGATCGGGAATTCCCACGCCACAGCCCACGTAATCGCTGGAATATGCTTGTATCCTGCCATCTAAAAATGCCAAATTCACCATGTCGCTGTGTCGTGCAACGGTGCTGAAATTGAGGTAGTTTCCTGCGATGAGGGTGAGAGGAGAGGGAAGCACCGAACAATGCACCCCGTTCCCTTCTGACATGAAAACCAGGGTCGTGCGGGGCCCAACTTTGTCGATATGATCGGGTTTGAGAGATTTTTCCGTCGAAAGCCACATGTTCATTCCGTACGCAAAATACATTTTGCTGGGATCTGCCGTTTGATCGCTGGGCGGGGTCGTGGGAGGAATCACTTTTTCCTCCATTTCCGGGCACATCCATACGCTCCGATCACCGGGTTGCGGCGGTTGGTTGGCGTTCAGCAGCGTCATTAAAGGTTGGTTTTCCATGAAGGGAGGGAGCGCGTTAAACCAATCGTCGGGCCGAAAATAACTGGTGGTCACTTGCGCGCCTTGGCTTCGCCGGGGCAAGTAACCTTGGTGGGCCTGTACATAGTTCAGCATGGCTAAAGTCCACTGCCGCATGTTCGATTGGCACGTTATCAACCGCGCATTTTTGCGAGACGCCTGCACCGCCACTAGCAATAGCCCAATCAGGATGCCAATAATCGCCATGACCACGAGCAACTCGATCAAGGTAAAGCCTAGCGCTCTGCGTTGAGTCCTCATGGGCTGCTTGCCATCGCGTTATGCACAGTTGGATATAGCGGTCTACTGTATCCCAAGCCCGCGGCAAGTTCAACCGCTCCAGGAGCACGGAAATGGCAAAATCGAAGGGGAAAACAGCCTGGGGGCGTGATTGGAACATTGGCGTGCGCGTGTGGATCCAGCGGGACGGAAAGGCCGTGCTGGGCCAGGGTCGGGCCGAATTGTTGGACGCCATTGGCCGACAGCACAGCATCACGGCGGCTGCCAAAACCGTCGGCATTTCCTATCGCAAGGCCTG from Pirellulales bacterium encodes the following:
- a CDS encoding PEP-CTERM sorting domain-containing protein (PEP-CTERM proteins occur, often in large numbers, in the proteomes of bacteria that also encode an exosortase, a predicted intramembrane cysteine proteinase. The presence of a PEP-CTERM domain at a protein's C-terminus predicts cleavage within the sorting domain, followed by covalent anchoring to some some component of the (usually Gram-negative) cell surface. Many PEP-CTERM proteins exhibit an unusual sequence composition that includes large numbers of potential glycosylation sites. Expression of one such protein has been shown restore the ability of a bacterium to form floc, a type of biofilm.) codes for the protein MKHFTIKLALCSIAGTYLLCGVAAFADPVVGQLDDFQSGAGTWQGGGQLTHTDASKVITTGGPAGAGDQFLQIDSSVGSDDTQAAPRLLAISSTPATEWGGNFVTAGVTGVTMDLMNPNSIALTMRVAFRDGTSMSSPAYVTNNAAAFTLPADGQWHHVTFNFIPTDMTTVGTPGDFTTFLESVQEFRIVDSATASYMGDQFQTQTYFDVDNIQAVPEPAALVLTVLGLSALVAVRLRRCG
- a CDS encoding DUF1559 domain-containing protein is translated as MRTQRRALGFTLIELLVVMAIIGILIGLLLVAVQASRKNARLITCQSNMRQWTLAMLNYVQAHQGYLPRRSQGAQVTTSYFRPDDWFNALPPFMENQPLMTLLNANQPPQPGDRSVWMCPEMEEKVIPPTTPPSDQTADPSKMYFAYGMNMWLSTEKSLKPDHIDKVGPRTTLVFMSEGNGVHCSVLPSPLTLIAGNYLNFSTVARHSDMVNLAFLDGRIQAYSSDYVGCGVGIPDRPDIRWMVPDSPWTGP